The region TACTATGCACTCACCGGCCATCCACCCGCTGTCGATGATATCCGCCTGCGCGACACGCTCGATCTCTTCCCGGCTTATGGTTCTGTGGTGGATCGATATGCACCCAATACCAATGGCATGCCGACATTTGTGGCTTACCCACACGTCATTCGCGATGGCGAAGTGACCCCCGGCCAGCACGCGAGCTTTCTGGGGAAAGTGCACGATCCTCTTCTCGTCACCGCTGACCCAAATGCCCCAGGCTTCGGCTTGCCGGAACTCAGCCTGCCAGCCGGCGTTTCGACGGCACGGCTCGAAAATCGTCGGCAACTGCAGCAGATGATCAACGCTCAGGCCAAACTCGGCGATGCAGCAGTCGCTGCACGCGGCCTCGAAGATTATTACTCCCGTGCTGTATCAATGCTGAACTCGCCAAAAATCCGCCAGGCATTTGCGATTGATGAAGAGTCAGCAAGCGTTAGAGATCGCTATGGTCGCACGGAGTATGGCCAAGGCTGTCTCCTGGCACGCCGTCTCGTCGAGCGCGGCGTCAAGTTTGTCAGTGTCTACTACTCGAAGAGTATTGGTGGCCGACGTAAAGAAGAGGGCTGGGATACCCACGGATTTGATAACACCCGCATGTATCCCATTCTCAAAGATTATCACCTCCCCTTACTGGATCAGACATTACCGACATTGATTCTCGATCTGGAAGAACGCGGCCTGCTCGACCAGACGCTCATTGTCTGGATGGGCGAATTTGGTCGCACGCCCCGGCTCAATGCCAATATCAGCCGGGATCACTGGCCGCAGTGCTATAGTGTGCTGCTGGCGGGTGGAGGGACGAAAAAAGGCTACGTCCATGGCACATCCGATAAGACCGGTGCTTTCCCTGAGAAAGATCCTGTGGCTTTGGACGATCTCGCAGCGACGATGTTCTCTGCGATCGGAGTTCCACCAGAGACAGAACTTCGAGATCGCGGCAATCGACCACTCGCTGCAGCGCTCGGTCACGTTGTCTCCGAAATCTTTGCTTAAAGCAGGATCTTCGCCTGGAGTTGGATCGTTGCCTAAAGAAAGATTCTTGCCGGGAGAAGATCAAATTTTGATGAGCTTTTGTGGTCCGGCGAAGACTTGAAATCTCTCGCAAGTTAAGGTCTCTATTCATGAGTAGCGCAGACCATCAGGCACTCGCTTCAACGATAGAACCTGCTTCAGGAATCGAATCCGATGTCGGAAATCAGCCGTCGCACCATTCTTCAACTCGCCGCCTCGGGAATGATTCTCCCCTCCATTCAGCAACTGGCTGTTGCCGTCGAAAACGATCCTTACCAGGACGCTAAGCTCGTGGATGGCCCACCAGCAGCGATTCAACCTGGCAGCTTTACGATTGCCGTTCTCCCGGATACGCAAAACTACAGCCAGAAATTTCCAGAAACCTTTCTGGCCCAGACTCGCTGGATTGTCGAGCAAAAAGCCTCTCGAAACATTGCGGCCGTCTTGCATCTGGGAGATATCACGAACACCAGTTCAAAAATCGAATGGGAACTTGCTCGGGCGGCTATGCAACAACTGGATGGGCAGGTGCCCTACTTTATGGTGCCAGGGAATCACGATTACAGTGCCGGTGGAAGCGCCACTGATCGCAAGACACTTTTTTCAGAATACTTTCCACTGGCCAGTTTCCAAGATCTCCCCACGTTCGGTGGAATCTACGACAAAGAGCCTGGGCGGATGGAGAACAGCTATCATCACTTTGAAACCGCTGGACGCAAGTTTCTGGTGCTATGCCTCGAATTTGGCCCACGCAAGGATGTGGTCCGCTGGGCGAACGAAGTGGCCAAAGCCCATCCTGCTCATGAAGTCATACTGATTACCCATGCCTATATGTACTATGATGATACTCGCTATGACTGGAAAAACCTGGGGACTAAGCAGAACTGGAATCCGCATGCTTACGCCGTGGCAAAGAATACTGGAGACGACGTGACCGATGGAGCCGAGCTGTGGGAACAGCTGGTCAGTCAGCATGAGAACTTTATTCTCACACTCAATGGCCATGTCCTGAACGATGGCCTCGGGCGGCTCACCAGCCAGACACCAGATGGCAGAGATGTGCATCAGATGCTGGTAAATTACCAGGTGAGGCCCCATGGCGGTGA is a window of Planctopirus limnophila DSM 3776 DNA encoding:
- a CDS encoding DUF1501 domain-containing protein produces the protein MNHHLQKLLSQKLPRRQLLTAGGMAGFGLTLPRWLAAQDQAAAELPAAMSTAKSVIFLYQFGGPSHVDTFDMKPLAPDGTRSQFETISTSVPGLSICEHLPRMAEVMNRVTLLRTVWHTMKNHNSASYYALTGHPPAVDDIRLRDTLDLFPAYGSVVDRYAPNTNGMPTFVAYPHVIRDGEVTPGQHASFLGKVHDPLLVTADPNAPGFGLPELSLPAGVSTARLENRRQLQQMINAQAKLGDAAVAARGLEDYYSRAVSMLNSPKIRQAFAIDEESASVRDRYGRTEYGQGCLLARRLVERGVKFVSVYYSKSIGGRRKEEGWDTHGFDNTRMYPILKDYHLPLLDQTLPTLILDLEERGLLDQTLIVWMGEFGRTPRLNANISRDHWPQCYSVLLAGGGTKKGYVHGTSDKTGAFPEKDPVALDDLAATMFSAIGVPPETELRDRGNRPLAAALGHVVSEIFA
- a CDS encoding metallophosphoesterase; amino-acid sequence: MSEISRRTILQLAASGMILPSIQQLAVAVENDPYQDAKLVDGPPAAIQPGSFTIAVLPDTQNYSQKFPETFLAQTRWIVEQKASRNIAAVLHLGDITNTSSKIEWELARAAMQQLDGQVPYFMVPGNHDYSAGGSATDRKTLFSEYFPLASFQDLPTFGGIYDKEPGRMENSYHHFETAGRKFLVLCLEFGPRKDVVRWANEVAKAHPAHEVILITHAYMYYDDTRYDWKNLGTKQNWNPHAYAVAKNTGDDVTDGAELWEQLVSQHENFILTLNGHVLNDGLGRLTSQTPDGRDVHQMLVNYQVRPHGGDGWLRLLEFQTDGTIAVTDYSPVLNKSNHSTQSHFELKGSPVSKKSK